The sequence AAGCTGGGTGCGCTACGCACGTGAGTACGTACCCAGCTTTCAGTTCCGACTCCGACAGGCCGTCTTCTTCATCAAGTTTCACCTCGCCCGATACGCACTTACCCAGACAGGCGGTGCACATGCCGGCCTGGCAAGAATAAGGCAGGTCGATGTCGAGGTCGAGGGCCGCCTCCAGAATGGTCTGGTGTGGCTCCACGGTGAACTTGTATTCGTTGCCTTCGTAGAGCACCGTTACATCCTGCGTCGAACTATCGGCATCGTCGGTATCCCCTTCGAGCACCACGCCCACAGCCTGAGCGGTAGATGCCGTTTGAAAACTTTCTTTGTGAATATGGTCGGCGGGCACGGCTAACAAATTCAATGCCGATACCGTTTCGGCCATCAGCCCATCGGGACCGCACAAATAATATTCAGCCTGTCGCAAGGCCTCAGGCCGATGCGTTTCGAGCAGTTTCAACAGATTCGATTTATTGATGCGCCCCGTAAAACCGCTCCAGTTGGCAGCGGGTTGGCTCAGCACGTGCGTCACCGTAAGGCGGCTGGCGTGGACGCTCGCCATGGCATCCAGATGAGCTTTATAAATAATCGACGACTCGTTGCGGTTGCCATAAATAAGCCAGACCTCGCTGTTGGGTTCAACGTGCAGGATCGACTTGACCATTGAAAACAAGGGGGTTATGCCGCTGCCTGCCCCGATCAGAATGTGAAGCCGCCGGGCACCAGGGTTGAGTTTCGGCGTAAATGTACCCATGGGTTCGAGCGTCTCGATGACGTCGCCCGGCTTCAGTCGATCACACAAGTAATTTGAGGCAAGGCCACCCGGTAACCGCTTCACTGTCACCGACAAAGCCGCATCGACATGCGGCGATGACGACATCGAATACGATCTGCGTATTTTTTCGTTACCGAT comes from Fibrella aestuarina BUZ 2 and encodes:
- a CDS encoding ferredoxin--NADP reductase, with the translated sequence MASRYYLKVKDVVQETSDAITVNFWHPISEEVRYQPGQFLTFLLTIGNEKIRRSYSMSSSPHVDAALSVTVKRLPGGLASNYLCDRLKPGDVIETLEPMGTFTPKLNPGARRLHILIGAGSGITPLFSMVKSILHVEPNSEVWLIYGNRNESSIIYKAHLDAMASVHASRLTVTHVLSQPAANWSGFTGRINKSNLLKLLETHRPEALRQAEYYLCGPDGLMAETVSALNLLAVPADHIHKESFQTASTAQAVGVVLEGDTDDADSSTQDVTVLYEGNEYKFTVEPHQTILEAALDLDIDLPYSCQAGMCTACLGKCVSGEVKLDEEDGLSESELKAGYVLTCVAHPASRNVVIEIE